In Geobacillus kaustophilus, a genomic segment contains:
- a CDS encoding ubiquinol-cytochrome c reductase iron-sulfur subunit, protein MSDNKHRVTRRQFLNYTLTGVGGFMAAGMLMPMLRFAFDPILKDEAGTEMVAVADVKEITTEPKRFDFKVKVKDAWYESEEPKSAWVYKDEKGDIIALSPICKHLGCTVDWNTDKEHPNQFFCPCHYGRYEKDGTNVPGTPPQAPLDRYEYKVKDGKLYLGKAKPRKEA, encoded by the coding sequence ATGAGCGACAACAAACATCGTGTAACGAGACGTCAGTTTTTAAACTACACGCTGACCGGCGTCGGCGGCTTTATGGCGGCAGGGATGCTGATGCCGATGCTCCGTTTTGCTTTCGATCCGATCTTGAAGGATGAAGCAGGGACGGAGATGGTCGCGGTAGCAGACGTCAAAGAGATTACGACCGAACCGAAGCGCTTCGACTTTAAAGTGAAGGTGAAAGACGCTTGGTATGAGTCGGAAGAGCCGAAATCAGCCTGGGTGTACAAGGATGAAAAGGGGGACATTATCGCCCTGTCGCCGATCTGCAAACACCTTGGCTGTACGGTCGACTGGAACACGGATAAAGAGCATCCGAACCAGTTTTTCTGCCCATGCCACTATGGGCGCTATGAGAAGGACGGCACAAACGTTCCGGGGACGCCGCCGCAAGCTCCGCTTGACCGTTACGAGTACAAAGTGAAAGACGGCAAGCTGTATTTAGGCAAGGCGAAACCAAGAAAGGAGGCGTAA
- a CDS encoding YpiF family protein, translating into MKWTGEDVALYERERDYIDTALLPLLPVALGQGAKRLASGGELVQLIAAEVERQLRGRVFLLPPFVYFADEPRAQLAERLADWTNRLRREGMKHLFYVTCDRAWQQEGEASRVWFVPVVPLESMGESYKHELVREQAAELLRFLIGRWAQE; encoded by the coding sequence ATGAAGTGGACAGGCGAGGACGTCGCTCTCTATGAACGAGAGCGCGACTACATCGACACGGCGCTCCTTCCGCTTTTGCCGGTGGCTCTCGGCCAAGGAGCGAAGCGGCTCGCTTCCGGCGGGGAGCTTGTTCAGCTCATCGCGGCCGAGGTCGAGCGGCAGCTAAGGGGGCGGGTGTTTTTGCTGCCGCCGTTTGTGTATTTCGCCGATGAACCGCGGGCGCAGCTTGCGGAAAGGCTGGCAGATTGGACCAACAGGCTTAGGCGGGAAGGAATGAAGCATCTGTTTTATGTGACATGCGATCGTGCGTGGCAACAGGAGGGGGAAGCGAGCCGCGTTTGGTTCGTTCCGGTTGTTCCGCTCGAGAGCATGGGTGAATCGTACAAGCACGAGCTTGTCAGAGAGCAGGCCGCCGAGCTGCTCCGCTTTCTCATCGGCCGCTGGGCGCAAGAGTAG
- the qcrB gene encoding menaquinol-cytochrome c reductase cytochrome b subunit — protein sequence MLNKLYDWVDERLDITPLWRDIADHEVPEHVNPAHHFSAFVYCFGGLTFFVTVIQILSGMFLTMYYVPDIKNAWESVYYLQNEVAFGQIVRGMHHWGASLVIVMMFLHTLRVFFQGAYKKPREMNWIVGVLIFMVMMGLGFTGYLLPWDMKALFATKVGLQIAEATPLIGPAIKTLLAGDPEIVGAQTLTRFFAIHVFFLPAALLGLMAAHFLMIRRQGISGPL from the coding sequence GTGTTAAACAAGCTGTATGACTGGGTCGATGAACGCTTAGATATTACGCCTTTATGGCGGGATATCGCCGATCACGAAGTTCCGGAACACGTCAACCCCGCCCATCACTTTTCCGCCTTTGTCTATTGTTTCGGCGGGCTGACGTTTTTTGTCACGGTCATTCAAATTTTGTCAGGCATGTTTTTGACGATGTACTACGTCCCGGATATTAAAAACGCGTGGGAATCGGTGTATTATTTGCAAAACGAAGTGGCGTTCGGCCAAATTGTGCGCGGCATGCACCACTGGGGGGCGAGCCTCGTCATCGTCATGATGTTTTTACATACGCTGCGCGTCTTTTTCCAAGGGGCTTATAAGAAGCCGCGCGAAATGAACTGGATTGTCGGCGTATTGATTTTTATGGTGATGATGGGTCTTGGCTTCACCGGCTACTTGTTGCCGTGGGATATGAAAGCGCTGTTTGCGACGAAAGTCGGTTTGCAAATCGCGGAAGCGACGCCGCTCATTGGCCCGGCCATTAAGACGCTGTTAGCTGGGGACCCAGAAATTGTCGGCGCGCAAACGTTGACGCGCTTCTTTGCCATTCACGTCTTCTTCTTGCCGGCCGCTTTACTCGGCTTAATGGCAGCGCACTTTTTAATGATTCGCAGACAAGGCATTTCCGGTCCGCTATGA
- a CDS encoding DUF1405 domain-containing protein, with protein sequence MAWLYALLASRPVVWLLLFVNTAGTIYGYYWYRYQLADTPPVFLPFVPDSPTASLFFLVVLVAWLFGRSAPLFEALALVTLVKYGIWAVVMNVLVWRVTGTLDWAGWMLIVSHGAMAIEGMLYAPFYRFRFLHLMLAAVWTLHNDVIDYVFGMMPRYSVLADYANEIGYFTFWLSIASIAAAYQLGVRLRRHPLLPGDMSFRQASE encoded by the coding sequence ATGGCGTGGCTTTATGCGCTGTTGGCTTCCCGGCCGGTTGTTTGGCTGCTCTTGTTCGTCAACACGGCGGGCACTATATATGGATATTATTGGTATCGTTATCAACTTGCCGATACGCCGCCCGTTTTTTTGCCGTTTGTTCCCGACAGCCCGACGGCGAGCCTTTTTTTTCTTGTCGTCCTTGTGGCATGGCTTTTCGGCAGGTCGGCGCCGCTTTTTGAAGCGTTGGCTTTGGTGACGCTTGTTAAGTATGGAATTTGGGCGGTCGTTATGAATGTGCTCGTTTGGCGCGTCACCGGCACGCTTGATTGGGCCGGCTGGATGCTCATCGTTTCGCACGGGGCGATGGCGATCGAAGGAATGCTGTACGCCCCGTTTTATCGATTCCGCTTCCTTCACCTTATGCTGGCGGCCGTGTGGACGCTGCATAACGATGTCATCGATTACGTCTTTGGCATGATGCCTCGCTATAGTGTGCTGGCTGACTACGCCAACGAAATCGGCTATTTTACGTTTTGGTTGAGCATCGCATCGATTGCCGCTGCGTATCAGCTTGGCGTCCGCCTCCGGCGCCATCCGCTTCTGCCGGGCGACATGTCTTTCCGGCAGGCATCAGAGTAG
- a CDS encoding ReoY family proteolytic degradation factor, which translates to MTHVSVNEKKEFIRWFLSHYQLKRRECVWILNYLMSHDQLMQKVHFVENAQYCPRGIIMSTHCVDDVPFRFYKGNVMTTDAEKSFHDIRLNRDEDIYIQLNFRASFHSPQYVAVLEENPYAPKQAQVSENDQRLAEQFLERSIYEFRRGRLMKLIDEALDRHDEEAFRRLTDELNKL; encoded by the coding sequence ATGACGCACGTATCCGTCAATGAGAAAAAAGAGTTTATCCGTTGGTTTTTAAGCCACTATCAGTTGAAGCGGCGCGAGTGTGTCTGGATTTTAAACTATTTGATGAGCCATGACCAGCTCATGCAAAAGGTGCATTTTGTCGAGAATGCCCAATATTGCCCGCGCGGCATCATTATGTCGACCCATTGCGTTGATGATGTGCCGTTTCGCTTTTACAAAGGCAATGTCATGACGACTGATGCAGAGAAGTCGTTCCACGACATCCGTTTAAACCGCGACGAAGATATTTACATTCAACTGAATTTCCGCGCTTCTTTTCACTCGCCGCAATATGTCGCCGTGCTTGAGGAAAACCCGTATGCGCCGAAGCAGGCGCAAGTGAGCGAAAACGACCAGCGCCTCGCCGAGCAGTTTTTAGAACGCTCCATTTACGAATTCCGGCGCGGGCGGCTCATGAAGCTGATCGATGAGGCGCTTGACCGCCATGATGAAGAGGCGTTCCGCCGCCTGACCGATGAATTAAACAAATTGTAA
- the bshB1 gene encoding bacillithiol biosynthesis deacetylase BshB1: MMETCDLLAFGAHPDDVEIGMGGTIAKYVHRGFRAVICDLTQAELSSNGTVDERQREAAEAARRLGVSERFNLRLPDRGLYVEEEAIRQIAAVIRRCRPRLVFAPYWEDRHPDHGRCARLVEEAVFSAGIRRYGAGELGDAHRVRAVYYYMINAFCRPHFLIDISETIDDKLDSLRAYESQFQKRPGSVDTPLTNGYIEMIESRERWFGQQIGAAYAEGFLTKTPIHLSNLFEEER, encoded by the coding sequence ATGATGGAAACGTGTGACTTGTTGGCGTTCGGCGCCCATCCGGATGATGTCGAGATCGGCATGGGCGGGACGATCGCCAAATATGTGCACCGCGGCTTTCGCGCCGTTATTTGCGACTTGACGCAAGCCGAGCTGTCGTCCAACGGCACGGTCGACGAGCGGCAGAGAGAGGCGGCCGAGGCGGCCCGCCGGCTCGGTGTATCCGAGCGGTTCAATCTTCGGCTGCCTGATCGCGGCCTTTACGTCGAGGAAGAGGCGATCCGCCAGATCGCAGCGGTCATCCGCCGCTGCCGGCCGCGCCTTGTATTCGCCCCCTATTGGGAAGACCGGCATCCGGACCACGGGCGATGCGCCCGCCTTGTCGAGGAAGCGGTCTTTTCCGCCGGCATCCGCCGCTATGGCGCTGGAGAGCTTGGCGATGCGCACCGCGTTCGGGCGGTGTATTATTATATGATCAATGCCTTTTGCCGCCCGCATTTTCTCATCGATATTAGCGAAACGATCGATGACAAGCTGGACAGCCTGCGCGCGTACGAAAGCCAATTTCAAAAACGGCCTGGCTCGGTTGACACCCCGCTGACCAACGGCTACATCGAGATGATTGAAAGCCGCGAGCGCTGGTTCGGTCAACAAATCGGCGCGGCGTATGCGGAAGGGTTTTTGACGAAAACGCCGATTCATCTTTCCAATTTGTTTGAGGAGGAGCGATGA
- a CDS encoding CCA tRNA nucleotidyltransferase, translated as MKPPFEQALSIIQQLKRHGYEAYFVGGAVRDLLIGRAIGDVDIATSALPEEVMRLFPKTIDVGSKHGTVVVVHEGTAYEVTTFRTDGDYEDHRRPESVTFVRSLEEDLKRRDFTMNAIAMDERGTIIDPFGGQEAIERRLICTVGAADERFREDALRMMRAVRFVSQLGFALAEDTKRAIVQNAPLMAHISVERMTMEMEKLLAGPFVAEALPLLADTKLFAYLPGLAEKEQQLRSAAACRWPWLTKREERWALLCRALDVKDIRPFLRAWKLPNKVIDEAGAILAALDDVPRPEVWTNEQLFLAGLERALSVEAVRAALCGAPSEPHHEELRRRFTALPIKTKGELAVNGKDVIRWAGKPAGPWVKETLDAIWRAVVSSEVENEKERIYAWLMERNRTQERNC; from the coding sequence ATGAAACCGCCGTTTGAACAGGCGCTCAGCATTATCCAACAATTGAAGCGGCATGGCTATGAGGCGTATTTTGTCGGCGGCGCGGTGCGCGACTTGTTGATCGGGCGTGCGATCGGCGACGTCGATATCGCGACAAGCGCTCTACCGGAAGAAGTGATGCGCTTGTTTCCGAAAACGATCGACGTCGGTTCGAAACACGGCACGGTCGTCGTCGTGCATGAAGGAACAGCGTACGAAGTGACGACATTCCGCACGGACGGCGACTATGAAGACCATCGCCGTCCGGAGTCGGTGACGTTCGTTCGTTCGCTTGAGGAAGACTTAAAGCGGCGCGATTTCACGATGAACGCCATCGCCATGGATGAACGCGGAACGATCATTGATCCGTTTGGCGGACAAGAGGCGATCGAGCGGCGGCTCATTTGCACGGTCGGGGCGGCGGACGAACGGTTTCGCGAAGATGCGCTCCGCATGATGCGGGCTGTTCGCTTCGTCAGCCAACTTGGATTTGCGCTTGCTGAGGACACGAAGCGGGCGATCGTCCAAAACGCACCGCTTATGGCCCACATTTCTGTCGAACGGATGACCATGGAAATGGAAAAACTGCTCGCCGGTCCGTTCGTTGCCGAAGCGCTGCCGCTGTTGGCTGATACGAAGCTGTTTGCTTATTTGCCGGGATTGGCCGAAAAAGAGCAGCAGCTGCGCTCGGCTGCCGCCTGCCGCTGGCCGTGGCTTACAAAGCGCGAAGAGCGCTGGGCGCTTCTTTGCCGCGCGCTTGATGTCAAAGACATCCGTCCGTTTTTGCGCGCCTGGAAGCTTCCCAACAAAGTGATTGATGAAGCTGGCGCCATTTTGGCGGCGCTCGATGATGTCCCTAGGCCGGAGGTGTGGACGAACGAACAGTTGTTTTTGGCCGGCCTCGAGCGGGCGCTATCGGTTGAAGCGGTGCGCGCCGCGCTTTGCGGCGCGCCCTCTGAACCGCATCATGAGGAGCTCCGCCGCCGCTTCACGGCGCTGCCGATCAAAACGAAAGGGGAGCTTGCCGTCAACGGGAAAGACGTCATTCGCTGGGCTGGAAAACCGGCCGGTCCGTGGGTGAAAGAGACGTTGGATGCCATCTGGCGGGCGGTCGTCAGCAGCGAAGTCGAAAATGAGAAGGAGCGGATTTATGCATGGCTCATGGAGCGCAATCGGACACAAGAAAGAAACTGTTAG
- a CDS encoding nucleotide pyrophosphohydrolase has protein sequence MQEKTMKQMQQEVDDYISQFKEGYFSPLAMLARLTEELGELAREVNHYYGEKPKKATEQEKTVEEELGDLLFVLICFANSLGIDLQAAHERVMDKFRTRDRDRWTRKEEGS, from the coding sequence ATGCAGGAGAAAACGATGAAACAAATGCAACAGGAAGTGGATGACTATATCAGTCAATTCAAAGAAGGCTATTTCAGCCCGCTCGCCATGCTGGCGCGGCTGACGGAAGAGCTCGGCGAGCTGGCGCGCGAGGTGAACCATTACTACGGGGAAAAGCCGAAAAAGGCGACCGAACAAGAAAAAACGGTGGAAGAAGAGCTGGGCGATTTGCTGTTTGTGCTCATTTGCTTCGCTAATTCGCTCGGCATTGATTTGCAGGCGGCGCACGAACGGGTGATGGACAAGTTCCGCACCCGCGACCGTGACCGCTGGACGCGGAAGGAGGAAGGATCATGA
- the dapB gene encoding 4-hydroxy-tetrahydrodipicolinate reductase, giving the protein MTIRIVIAGPRGRMGREAVALVQQTDHFELAAVIDRRHDGQNLAEIDGFSGVNAPIYTDAARCFTEVKPDVLIDLTTPEAGKRHTELALRYGVRPVVGTTGFTPEEIERLTELAEENEIGAIIAPNFAVGAVLMMKFARMAAKYFTDVEIIELHHDQKLDAPSGTALKTAQLIAEVRPSKKQGHPNEKETLAGARGAAYDGIPIHSVRLPGFVAHQEVIFGGNGQTLTIRHDSFDRRSFMSGVKLAVETVMHLHTLVYGLEHILE; this is encoded by the coding sequence ATGACGATTCGCATCGTCATCGCGGGACCGCGCGGCCGCATGGGCCGTGAAGCGGTCGCGCTCGTGCAACAAACGGATCACTTTGAACTGGCCGCGGTCATCGACCGCCGTCACGATGGCCAAAACTTAGCGGAGATCGACGGGTTTTCCGGCGTCAACGCCCCGATTTACACCGATGCGGCCCGCTGTTTTACCGAGGTGAAGCCGGATGTATTGATCGATTTGACAACGCCGGAAGCTGGAAAGCGGCATACCGAGCTGGCGTTGCGTTATGGCGTCCGTCCGGTCGTCGGCACGACCGGATTTACGCCAGAAGAGATTGAGCGGCTCACCGAGCTGGCCGAGGAGAACGAAATCGGCGCCATCATCGCGCCGAACTTTGCCGTCGGAGCGGTGTTGATGATGAAATTCGCCCGCATGGCAGCCAAATATTTCACTGATGTAGAAATCATTGAATTGCACCATGATCAAAAGCTTGACGCACCGTCCGGAACAGCGTTGAAGACGGCGCAGCTCATTGCCGAAGTGCGACCGTCGAAAAAGCAAGGCCACCCGAACGAAAAGGAAACGCTTGCTGGTGCGCGCGGCGCCGCTTACGACGGCATCCCGATCCACAGCGTCCGTCTGCCGGGCTTTGTCGCTCATCAAGAAGTGATTTTCGGCGGCAACGGCCAGACGTTGACGATCCGCCACGATTCGTTCGACCGCCGCTCGTTTATGTCCGGGGTGAAGCTGGCAGTGGAAACGGTGATGCATTTACATACGCTTGTCTATGGGCTGGAGCATATTTTGGAATAG
- a CDS encoding menaquinol-cytochrome c reductase cytochrome b/c subunit — protein sequence MHRGKGMKFVGDSRVPAVRKPNIPKDYSEYPGKTEVFWPNFLLKEWLVGSVFLVGFLCLTVAHPSPLERIADPTDTTYVPLPDWYFLFLYQLLKYSYASGPYTVVGAIIIPGLAFGALLLAPFLDRGPERRPWKRPVATGMMLLALAAMIYLTWESVVTHDWKKAAEQGKIRAEVKIDTNAEGYKIAQANTCTSCHGQNLSGGAGPSLIGTGLKPEEIAKIAREGKGSMPPGVFKGTDEELKKLSEFIAGLKAE from the coding sequence ATGCATCGCGGAAAAGGAATGAAATTCGTCGGCGATTCCCGTGTTCCCGCGGTGAGAAAACCGAATATTCCAAAGGACTATTCGGAATATCCCGGGAAAACGGAAGTGTTTTGGCCGAACTTCCTGCTCAAGGAATGGTTGGTCGGATCGGTCTTTCTCGTCGGTTTCTTATGCTTGACGGTCGCCCATCCGTCGCCGCTTGAGCGGATCGCCGACCCGACGGACACGACGTACGTGCCGCTGCCTGACTGGTATTTCTTGTTCTTATACCAATTGCTTAAATATTCGTATGCGTCTGGTCCGTATACGGTCGTCGGCGCGATCATCATCCCAGGGTTGGCGTTTGGCGCGCTCCTATTAGCGCCGTTTTTGGACCGCGGCCCAGAGCGCCGTCCTTGGAAGCGGCCGGTAGCGACCGGGATGATGCTGTTGGCGCTTGCGGCGATGATTTATTTGACATGGGAATCGGTCGTTACACACGACTGGAAAAAAGCAGCTGAACAAGGGAAAATTCGTGCCGAAGTGAAAATTGACACGAACGCGGAAGGTTATAAAATCGCGCAGGCGAACACATGTACATCGTGCCACGGACAAAACTTGTCCGGCGGCGCTGGTCCGTCGCTCATCGGCACCGGCTTGAAACCAGAAGAAATCGCGAAAATCGCGAGAGAAGGGAAAGGCAGCATGCCGCCCGGCGTCTTTAAGGGCACGGATGAAGAATTGAAAAAACTGTCCGAATTCATCGCTGGACTAAAAGCGGAATAA
- a CDS encoding methylglyoxal synthase, with amino-acid sequence MKIALIAHDQKKEEMVAFATAYAPVLANHELYATGTTGLRIQEATGLPVHRFQSGPYGGDQEIGAMIARNEMDLVIFFRDPLTAQPHEPDISALMRLCDVYAVPLATNIGTAELLIRALERGDLAWRSIVRGRTKGGEE; translated from the coding sequence ATGAAAATCGCGTTAATTGCCCATGACCAAAAAAAGGAAGAAATGGTCGCATTTGCGACCGCCTATGCGCCTGTGCTTGCAAACCATGAATTGTACGCCACCGGCACGACCGGCTTGCGCATCCAGGAGGCGACCGGTCTTCCAGTTCATCGCTTCCAATCGGGGCCGTACGGAGGCGACCAAGAAATCGGGGCGATGATCGCCCGCAATGAAATGGATCTGGTCATTTTTTTCCGCGATCCGCTCACCGCCCAGCCGCATGAGCCGGACATCAGCGCATTGATGCGTCTTTGCGACGTCTATGCCGTGCCGCTGGCGACGAACATCGGCACGGCCGAGCTGCTCATCCGCGCGTTGGAGCGCGGCGATTTGGCATGGCGCAGCATTGTGCGCGGACGGACAAAAGGCGGGGAGGAATAG
- the ypjB gene encoding sporulation protein YpjB — protein sequence MKRIGLAMLLSLAFLWPAPIGAAGQTNGWEQLDDISDEALQLAKNGRFAEAKEVLRYFSERFFALGAKERLKSADELRAVTVTHEQAVKAMTAPIPAEDKVAAITQFRLVVDAIHSTYQPLWTEMEAAVMEAFAAVEKAAQQGEQKAYAAALRQLLDRYTLIEPSVKIDVPPNIATKVDDDLEALQAAAFWQRSEDEQREQLADARQDLEALFAGVKKDEADPSLIWMMISTGGVIVLTLTYVGWRKYKGEKEEKRARQPED from the coding sequence ATGAAGCGAATCGGGCTAGCCATGCTGTTGTCGCTCGCCTTTTTATGGCCAGCGCCCATTGGCGCGGCTGGACAAACAAACGGTTGGGAGCAGTTGGACGATATTTCCGACGAGGCGCTGCAATTGGCGAAAAACGGTCGTTTTGCCGAAGCAAAAGAAGTGCTCCGCTATTTTTCCGAGCGGTTTTTCGCCCTTGGGGCAAAAGAACGGTTGAAGTCGGCCGATGAATTGCGGGCAGTGACCGTGACGCACGAGCAGGCAGTCAAGGCGATGACGGCGCCGATCCCCGCGGAAGACAAAGTGGCGGCGATCACCCAGTTTCGCCTTGTTGTTGACGCCATCCATTCGACATACCAGCCGCTTTGGACGGAGATGGAGGCGGCTGTCATGGAGGCGTTTGCTGCGGTCGAAAAGGCGGCCCAGCAAGGCGAGCAGAAAGCGTATGCCGCTGCCCTCCGCCAGTTGCTTGACCGCTATACATTGATCGAGCCGAGTGTGAAAATCGACGTGCCGCCGAATATCGCGACAAAGGTCGATGACGATCTGGAGGCGTTGCAGGCCGCCGCGTTTTGGCAACGCAGCGAAGACGAGCAGCGCGAGCAACTCGCCGATGCACGTCAAGATCTTGAAGCGCTGTTTGCCGGGGTGAAAAAGGACGAAGCTGACCCGTCGCTCATTTGGATGATGATTTCCACTGGCGGAGTGATCGTGCTGACGCTGACGTACGTTGGCTGGCGGAAGTACAAAGGAGAAAAGGAAGAGAAGCGGGCGCGGCAGCCGGAAGACTAA
- a CDS encoding YitT family protein has product MIFGLKVKNCLFILLGAAIFAFGLVHFNMQNNLAEGGFTGITLLLYFLFGLDPAITNLALNIPLFFIGWKLLGRQTFLYTVIGTVAVSVFLSIFQRYMIHMPLRHDMTLAALFAGVFIGVGLGIIFRYGGTTGGVDIIARLVHKYKGISMGKTMFAFDATVITLSLLLYLSYREAMYTLVAVFIAARVIDFLQEGGYAAKGATIISEKSEEIANRILTEMERGVTVLKGRGSYTKRDRDVLYCVVAKNELPRLKSVIISVDPHAFVAVTDVHDVLGEGFTLDEQKRPLEP; this is encoded by the coding sequence ATGATTTTCGGACTAAAGGTCAAAAACTGCCTGTTTATTTTGCTTGGCGCCGCCATTTTCGCCTTCGGGCTCGTTCATTTCAACATGCAAAACAATTTGGCGGAAGGCGGGTTTACCGGCATTACGCTTCTTCTGTATTTTTTGTTCGGACTGGATCCAGCGATCACCAACTTGGCGCTCAACATTCCGCTCTTTTTCATCGGCTGGAAGCTGCTCGGCCGCCAGACGTTTCTCTATACCGTCATCGGCACGGTCGCCGTTTCCGTCTTTTTGTCCATCTTTCAACGCTACATGATTCATATGCCGCTTCGACATGACATGACGCTCGCAGCATTGTTTGCCGGCGTCTTTATCGGCGTCGGCCTCGGCATTATTTTCCGCTACGGCGGCACAACCGGAGGCGTCGATATTATCGCCCGCCTCGTCCATAAATATAAAGGCATCAGCATGGGCAAAACGATGTTTGCCTTTGACGCCACCGTCATCACGTTGTCGCTTCTTCTTTACCTGTCATACCGCGAGGCGATGTATACGTTGGTCGCCGTCTTTATCGCTGCCCGGGTCATTGATTTTCTGCAGGAAGGCGGCTATGCGGCAAAAGGGGCGACCATCATCTCAGAAAAAAGCGAGGAGATCGCCAACCGGATCTTGACAGAGATGGAGCGCGGCGTCACCGTGCTGAAAGGGCGCGGCTCGTATACGAAGCGCGACCGTGATGTCTTGTATTGCGTCGTCGCCAAAAACGAACTGCCGCGCTTAAAAAGTGTCATTATATCCGTTGATCCGCATGCATTCGTCGCCGTCACCGATGTGCATGATGTGCTCGGCGAAGGGTTTACGCTCGACGAACAGAAACGGCCGCTGGAACCATGA
- the bshA gene encoding N-acetyl-alpha-D-glucosaminyl L-malate synthase BshA: MKLKIGIVCYPTVGGSGVVATELGKLLAERGHEIHFISSSMPFRLNKVYGNIYYHEVSVNQYSVFQYPPYDLALASKIAEVAKRERLDVLHAHYAVPHAVCAVLARQMVGELPIITTLHGTDITVLGYDPSLSDMIKFGIEQSDIVTAVSDALARQTYELLDVQAMIHTVYNFVDERVYRRREAGHLRREYGIRDDERVVIHVSNFRKVKRVPDVVRAFAIVRRHVPAKLLLVGDGPEMTVVCRLVKELGLQDDVRFLGKQDKLEELYSISDVMMLLSEKESFGLVLLEAMACGVPCIGTAIGGIPEVIEDGKTGFLCPLGDVKEAARRAMALLTDCRLHAEMARQAVQTVERKFRSADIVGQYEQLYASLAARKVKR, from the coding sequence ATGAAGCTGAAAATCGGGATTGTTTGCTATCCGACGGTCGGGGGCTCCGGAGTGGTCGCCACTGAGCTTGGCAAGCTGCTGGCGGAGCGGGGGCATGAGATTCACTTTATCTCATCGAGCATGCCGTTTCGTTTGAATAAAGTGTACGGCAACATTTATTATCATGAAGTCAGTGTCAACCAATATTCCGTCTTTCAATACCCGCCGTACGATTTGGCATTGGCCAGCAAAATTGCTGAGGTGGCAAAGCGGGAACGGCTCGATGTGCTTCATGCCCATTACGCCGTTCCTCATGCCGTCTGTGCGGTGTTGGCGCGGCAAATGGTCGGCGAGCTGCCGATCATCACGACGCTGCACGGCACCGACATCACAGTGCTCGGCTATGACCCGTCGCTTTCCGATATGATCAAATTCGGCATCGAGCAGTCGGATATCGTTACGGCGGTGTCTGACGCCCTTGCCCGGCAGACGTATGAACTGCTCGATGTGCAAGCAATGATCCATACCGTCTACAATTTTGTCGATGAACGCGTCTACCGTCGCCGGGAAGCGGGCCATTTACGGCGCGAGTACGGCATTCGCGACGATGAACGAGTTGTGATCCATGTCTCGAATTTCCGGAAAGTGAAGCGTGTGCCCGATGTAGTGCGAGCGTTTGCCATCGTGCGCCGGCACGTGCCAGCCAAGCTCTTGCTTGTCGGCGACGGTCCGGAAATGACCGTCGTCTGCCGGCTTGTGAAAGAGCTTGGGCTGCAAGATGATGTCCGCTTTTTAGGAAAACAGGATAAACTCGAAGAGCTGTATTCGATCAGTGATGTGATGATGCTTTTGTCGGAAAAAGAAAGCTTCGGGCTCGTATTGCTTGAAGCAATGGCGTGCGGCGTTCCGTGCATCGGCACGGCCATCGGCGGGATTCCGGAAGTGATTGAGGATGGGAAAACCGGGTTTTTATGCCCGCTTGGCGATGTCAAAGAGGCGGCAAGACGGGCGATGGCGCTGTTGACAGACTGCCGGTTGCACGCTGAGATGGCAAGACAGGCGGTGCAAACGGTCGAGCGCAAGTTCCGCTCGGCCGACATCGTCGGGCAGTATGAACAGCTGTACGCTTCGCTTGCGGCAAGGAAGGTGAAACGATGA